In Azospirillaceae bacterium, the following proteins share a genomic window:
- a CDS encoding N-acetylneuraminate synthase family protein, whose translation MKIGHIDLDRETFVIAEVGNNHEGDHGRAEEMVWRAAEAGAHAVKFQTVVPDRYVRPQETARVAQLRRITLPLDSFPKLAETARRAGILFLSTPFDVDSVSVLEPDVPAFKVASGDNNFVPLLRRVAETGKPVLLSLGMADLADLNFAHGLLERTWREQGATGAGLIPLHCVAAYPVAPEFANLRAIRTIADATGLTVGYSDHTVGLDAPLLAVALGARVIEKHFTLSRSISDFRDHQLSLEPSEMAELVRRIKETAAMLGDGAFAVSEAERATAAVARRSICARRDLPAGHVVSPADIDWLRPSGGLAPGNEAQVLGRRLSKPVAAGEWIMPDAVVE comes from the coding sequence ATGAAGATCGGGCACATCGACCTGGACCGCGAGACGTTCGTGATCGCCGAGGTTGGAAACAACCACGAGGGTGACCACGGGCGTGCGGAGGAAATGGTCTGGCGGGCCGCCGAAGCCGGAGCGCATGCGGTCAAGTTCCAAACGGTCGTGCCCGACCGCTACGTTCGCCCGCAGGAGACGGCCCGCGTCGCCCAGCTCCGCCGGATCACGCTACCGCTCGACTCATTTCCGAAACTCGCCGAGACGGCGCGCCGCGCCGGTATTCTGTTTCTGTCCACCCCGTTCGACGTCGACAGCGTTTCGGTGCTCGAACCGGACGTACCCGCGTTCAAGGTGGCGTCGGGCGACAACAACTTCGTCCCGCTGCTCCGGCGTGTCGCCGAGACCGGAAAACCGGTGCTCCTGTCGCTCGGGATGGCGGATCTGGCCGACCTGAACTTCGCCCACGGCCTGCTGGAACGGACTTGGCGGGAACAAGGAGCGACGGGTGCCGGCTTGATCCCCCTGCATTGCGTCGCCGCCTATCCTGTGGCCCCGGAGTTCGCAAACCTGCGGGCGATCCGGACAATTGCGGATGCCACGGGCCTGACGGTCGGCTATTCCGACCACACCGTCGGCCTGGACGCCCCGCTGCTGGCGGTGGCCCTGGGCGCACGGGTGATCGAAAAGCATTTCACGCTGTCGAGGTCGATCTCGGACTTCCGGGACCACCAACTTTCGCTGGAGCCATCCGAAATGGCGGAGCTTGTCCGCCGCATCAAGGAAACGGCGGCGATGCTCGGCGATGGTGCGTTTGCCGTGTCGGAAGCCGAACGGGCGACCGCAGCCGTCGCGCGGCGGTCCATCTGTGCCCGGCGCGATCTCCCGGCGGGACACGTCGTGTCACCTGCGGACATAGATTGGCTCCGGCCGTCCGGCGGCTTGGCACCAGGCAACGAGGCGCAGGTTCTGGGGCGGCGGCTTTCGAAGCCGGTTGCCGCCGGCGAGTGGATCATGCCTGACGCGGTTGTGGAGTAA
- a CDS encoding GNAT family N-acetyltransferase, protein MLDRLHVEPDPWLGRVLARPAWRLLAEPTRDRRPGGRALDDVAGFTTARADVDDVRWVRELETAGFGIVDVGLTFAADGIDARSHPAVRFARADDAAGVRAVAASAFRYSRFHLDPWIPDEIADRVKADWATNYFVGQRGDGMIVAEIGGEIAGFLQVLLGSDGRVVIDLVAVRADARGKGLAAGMIAHAATHGTGDSRKPAGVVVGTQAANIPSVRLYEALGFRLQRTQFVLHRHAPFAEVSE, encoded by the coding sequence TTGCTTGATCGGCTGCACGTCGAGCCGGACCCATGGCTCGGGCGGGTGCTGGCCCGCCCGGCTTGGCGTTTGCTGGCGGAGCCGACACGGGATCGGCGGCCGGGCGGGCGGGCGCTCGACGATGTGGCGGGGTTCACGACGGCACGGGCGGACGTGGACGATGTCCGGTGGGTCCGGGAACTCGAGACCGCCGGCTTCGGCATCGTCGACGTCGGCCTGACGTTCGCCGCGGACGGGATCGACGCACGCAGCCACCCGGCGGTCCGGTTCGCCCGCGCCGACGATGCGGCCGGTGTGCGTGCCGTCGCGGCCTCCGCGTTCCGGTACTCCCGGTTCCATCTCGATCCATGGATCCCCGACGAGATCGCGGATCGGGTCAAGGCGGACTGGGCCACGAACTATTTCGTCGGCCAGCGCGGCGACGGAATGATCGTGGCTGAGATCGGCGGCGAGATCGCCGGCTTTCTTCAGGTCCTGCTCGGCTCCGATGGCCGCGTTGTCATCGATCTCGTGGCGGTGCGGGCGGATGCACGCGGCAAGGGCTTGGCGGCCGGCATGATCGCCCATGCGGCAACCCACGGGACTGGGGACAGCCGGAAGCCGGCAGGCGTGGTCGTCGGGACGCAAGCCGCCAACATCCCCTCCGTCCGCCTCTATGAAGCATTGGGGTTCCGGTTGCAGCGAACCCAATTCGTCCTCCACCGCCATGCGCCGTTTGCTGAGGTTTCGGAATGA
- a CDS encoding NAD-dependent epimerase/dehydratase family protein, whose amino-acid sequence MNKDFDISGKTVAIVGGAGFIGHNMALEFKRRGADVHVIDSLQVNNLGAIMSGWNPQPNADLYVHMINTRLELLRTARIPLHIVDAREYHVMSACLSSIKPDVVVHLAAVAHANRSNKDPFSTFDHSMRTLENVLDASRNFMPHFIYFSSSMVYGNFDGEAVTEDRRCEPMGIYGALKYGAEKLVIAYNQVFDLPYTIIRPSALYGERCVSRRVGQAFIENALSGRQVTINGDGTDGLDFTYIGDLVNGVVRAAGRPEARGEVFNMTFGGARTINQMAEILREHFPGVDIVYHPRDRLMPERGTLSVEKARRLLGYEPQFPLEKAFPHYINWYKQLAASHPQFFREPAFA is encoded by the coding sequence ATGAACAAGGACTTCGATATTTCCGGCAAGACCGTCGCCATCGTCGGCGGCGCGGGCTTCATCGGTCACAACATGGCGTTGGAGTTCAAGCGCCGTGGGGCCGACGTGCACGTGATCGACAGCCTTCAGGTGAACAACCTGGGCGCGATCATGAGCGGCTGGAATCCGCAGCCGAACGCGGACCTGTACGTCCACATGATCAACACCCGGCTGGAATTACTGCGCACCGCACGCATTCCGCTGCACATCGTGGACGCCCGCGAATACCATGTCATGTCGGCATGCCTGTCGTCGATCAAGCCGGACGTGGTGGTCCATCTGGCAGCAGTCGCCCACGCCAACCGGTCCAACAAGGATCCGTTCAGCACGTTCGACCACAGCATGCGCACGCTCGAGAACGTCCTCGACGCCTCGCGCAATTTCATGCCGCATTTCATCTACTTCTCGTCTTCGATGGTGTACGGCAATTTCGACGGCGAAGCGGTCACAGAGGATCGGCGCTGCGAGCCGATGGGCATCTATGGTGCCCTGAAGTACGGCGCGGAAAAGCTTGTCATTGCCTACAATCAGGTCTTCGATCTGCCCTACACCATCATCCGTCCGTCCGCCCTGTACGGCGAGCGGTGCGTCAGCCGACGCGTCGGCCAAGCGTTCATCGAGAACGCCCTGTCCGGCCGCCAGGTGACGATCAACGGCGACGGCACCGACGGGCTGGACTTCACCTATATCGGTGATCTGGTCAACGGCGTTGTCCGTGCCGCCGGCCGTCCGGAGGCCCGGGGCGAAGTTTTCAATATGACCTTCGGTGGTGCCCGTACCATCAACCAGATGGCGGAAATCCTGCGCGAGCATTTCCCGGGTGTCGACATTGTCTACCATCCGCGCGACCGCCTGATGCCGGAACGCGGCACCCTCTCGGTCGAGAAAGCCCGCCGTCTGCTTGGGTACGAACCCCAGTTCCCCCTGGAAAAGGCGTTCCCCCACTACATCAACTGGTACAAGCAGTTGGCTGCCTCGCACCCGCAATTTTTCCGCGAGCCCGCCTTTGCTTGA
- the asnB gene encoding asparagine synthase (glutamine-hydrolyzing) has translation MCGIAGFLGTRPLPDARIDACLKAMGRRGPDGVEAVHRELPNGRHAHLLHGRLRIIDLDPRANQPFALGNGELCYNGEIYNYREIRADFERQGHGFRTESDTEVLARLLSERGVDGLDEAEGMWAFAWLTRDGMYLSRDRFGEKPLYVHEAPEGLYFGSEPKFIFALLGRTLPVNLDHVRRYLVNGYKALYKRPRTFFQGLREVEPGTTEFIDFDGHRRVQGYWTPPRDVEDTDIGFEEAVGLVRTALCRSVELRLRADVPIAFCLSGGVDSNALIAIAKRQFGYDVHGFTVMNTDERYEERDMVEAAVRELGLRHTPIPLETDGFLDGMRTLVGYHDAPVYTITYYAQWRLMSAVAAHGYRVSVSGTGADELFSGYYDHHNFYIASLAGHPDLQAQARTNWQRHIAPIVRNPFLQDPDCFVKAPDLRDHIYLDAADFSEFLTTPWQESFEETDYGRVPLRSRMLNEMFHEAVPPLLHEDDLNAMYFSIENRSPFLDRNLFELCQRIPTRHLVHNGRAKAILREAVRGLAPDLVVDNPRKVGFNAPIFDYLDVTNPQVRQDLLADSPVFDVVRRDSITRLIDEPKLRNSQSKFLFYFVSTKMFMESFDAG, from the coding sequence ATGTGCGGCATCGCAGGTTTCCTCGGTACCCGGCCCCTTCCGGATGCCCGCATCGACGCGTGCCTGAAGGCCATGGGCCGCCGGGGCCCCGATGGAGTCGAAGCCGTTCACCGTGAACTGCCGAATGGCCGCCATGCCCATCTGCTGCACGGGCGGCTCCGGATCATCGACCTCGATCCCCGGGCCAACCAACCCTTCGCCCTGGGGAACGGCGAGCTCTGCTACAACGGCGAGATCTACAACTACCGCGAAATCCGGGCGGATTTCGAGCGGCAGGGGCACGGCTTCCGCACCGAAAGCGACACCGAGGTTTTGGCACGCCTGCTGTCGGAACGCGGTGTGGACGGGTTGGACGAGGCCGAAGGCATGTGGGCCTTCGCCTGGTTGACCCGCGATGGCATGTATCTGAGCCGCGACCGGTTCGGTGAAAAGCCCCTTTACGTCCACGAGGCGCCGGAAGGGCTCTATTTCGGGTCCGAGCCGAAGTTCATCTTTGCGCTGCTCGGGCGGACGCTGCCGGTCAACCTCGATCATGTTCGCCGGTATTTGGTGAACGGGTACAAGGCCCTGTACAAGCGCCCCCGGACCTTCTTCCAGGGCCTGCGCGAGGTCGAGCCAGGCACCACGGAATTCATCGATTTCGACGGACATCGCCGCGTCCAGGGGTACTGGACGCCCCCGCGCGATGTCGAGGACACCGACATCGGCTTCGAGGAGGCCGTCGGTTTGGTGCGGACCGCGTTATGTCGGTCGGTCGAACTCCGTCTGCGCGCCGATGTCCCGATCGCCTTCTGCCTCTCCGGTGGCGTGGACTCCAATGCCTTGATCGCCATCGCCAAGCGGCAGTTCGGGTACGATGTCCACGGCTTCACCGTGATGAACACCGACGAGCGGTACGAGGAGCGCGACATGGTGGAGGCCGCGGTCCGCGAACTCGGGCTGCGGCACACGCCGATCCCGCTGGAAACCGACGGTTTCCTCGACGGCATGCGCACGCTGGTCGGCTATCACGACGCACCGGTCTACACGATCACCTACTATGCCCAGTGGCGCCTGATGTCGGCGGTGGCCGCCCACGGCTACCGGGTGTCGGTCAGCGGGACGGGCGCCGACGAGCTGTTCAGCGGCTACTACGACCACCACAACTTCTACATCGCGTCCCTGGCCGGTCACCCCGACCTCCAGGCGCAGGCGCGCACGAACTGGCAGCGGCACATCGCACCGATCGTCCGGAATCCCTTCCTGCAGGATCCGGACTGCTTCGTGAAGGCGCCGGACCTGCGGGACCACATCTACCTGGATGCGGCGGATTTCTCCGAGTTCCTGACCACACCTTGGCAAGAGTCCTTCGAGGAAACCGACTACGGCCGCGTCCCATTGCGCAGTCGCATGCTGAACGAAATGTTCCACGAGGCCGTCCCACCGCTCCTGCACGAGGACGACCTCAATGCGATGTACTTCTCAATCGAGAACAGGTCCCCGTTCCTGGATCGGAACCTGTTCGAACTGTGCCAACGGATTCCGACCCGCCACCTCGTCCACAATGGTCGTGCCAAGGCTATTCTCCGCGAAGCGGTGCGCGGTCTGGCACCCGACCTCGTGGTGGACAACCCGCGCAAGGTGGGTTTCAACGCCCCCATCTTCGATTACCTGGATGTGACCAACCCGCAAGTCCGCCAGGACCTGCTAGCCGACAGCCCGGTGTTCGATGTCGTCCGACGCGACAGCATCACCCGCCTGATCGACGAGCCCAAGCTACGCAACAGCCAGAGCAAGTTCCTGTTCTATTTCGTCAGCACCAAGATGTTCATGGAGAGCTTTGACGCCGGCTAA